The Streptomyces sp. NBC_01353 genome contains a region encoding:
- a CDS encoding DinB family protein — MRRMSEQPARWTQATVYADMWTDPDNDPRDGDGDGPEGELATLLDFLAGYRMTLRMKCEGLDAEQLARRSVPPSTMSLLGLIRHLVEVERDWRSWISGDPVPKLYGVKDADFHGAVAEQAVVDAAFVDLEREQSATDAALAEHPDLSERLPKDGIAVRELMVHRIEEYARHCGHADLLRECVDGRVGQ; from the coding sequence ATGCGACGCATGAGTGAGCAACCCGCACGATGGACCCAGGCCACCGTCTACGCCGACATGTGGACCGACCCGGACAACGACCCCCGCGACGGCGACGGAGACGGTCCGGAGGGCGAGCTTGCCACGCTGCTGGACTTCCTGGCGGGCTATCGCATGACCCTGCGGATGAAGTGCGAGGGCCTGGACGCGGAGCAGCTGGCCCGACGGTCGGTTCCGCCGTCGACGATGTCGCTGCTCGGGCTGATCCGCCACCTCGTCGAGGTGGAACGGGACTGGCGCAGCTGGATCAGCGGCGATCCGGTGCCGAAGCTGTACGGCGTCAAGGACGCGGACTTCCACGGTGCGGTCGCCGAACAGGCCGTCGTCGACGCCGCGTTCGTCGATCTGGAGCGTGAGCAGTCCGCGACCGACGCCGCGCTCGCCGAGCACCCGGATCTGAGCGAGCGCCTGCCGAAGGACGGGATCGCGGTGCGGGAGCTGATGGTGCACCGGATCGAGGAGTACGCCCGTCACTGCGGACACGCCGACCTGCTGCGCGAGTGCGTGGACGGCAGGGTGGGCCAGTGA
- a CDS encoding DUF1345 domain-containing protein: MRRWLPRSAVSRLVCSVAVGVVMGVVIGVLTDVPLGVLAGIAVTETGFVVAGWIQMWPLDAATTRRDARREDFRPATDEVVIVAVALCGLGSIVVLLLRGGTDTGHAAAATALSGVFMAWAALHLMYATRYAFLFYGNSEGGIDFNSDRQPAYRDFFYFSYNLGMTYQVSDTDVSSPTIRAVVLRHSLLSYVFGTSILATAINLVVGLVTG; the protein is encoded by the coding sequence ATGAGACGTTGGCTGCCGCGGTCCGCGGTCTCCCGGCTTGTCTGTTCGGTGGCCGTCGGAGTGGTGATGGGCGTCGTCATCGGCGTCCTGACCGACGTGCCGCTGGGAGTTCTCGCAGGTATCGCCGTGACGGAGACGGGATTCGTCGTCGCGGGCTGGATCCAGATGTGGCCGCTGGACGCGGCCACCACCCGGCGCGACGCCCGTCGTGAGGACTTCCGGCCCGCGACGGACGAAGTCGTCATCGTCGCAGTCGCCCTGTGCGGACTCGGCAGCATCGTCGTCCTGCTCCTGCGCGGCGGAACCGACACCGGCCACGCCGCCGCCGCGACCGCGCTCAGCGGTGTGTTCATGGCCTGGGCGGCGCTGCACCTGATGTACGCCACCCGTTATGCGTTCCTCTTCTACGGCAATTCAGAGGGAGGGATCGACTTCAATTCCGATCGGCAGCCCGCGTATCGGGACTTCTTCTACTTCAGCTACAACCTCGGTATGACCTATCAGGTCTCCGACACCGACGTATCGAGTCCGACGATCCGCGCGGTGGTGCTACGGCATTCGCTGCTGTCCTACGTCTTCGGTACCAGCATTCTGGCCACAGCCATCAACCTCGTCGTCGGACTCGTCACCGGCTGA
- a CDS encoding prolyl oligopeptidase family serine peptidase: MTTPRDDDDPYLWLEDVEGEAALEWVAERNTETAAALASDADFTALKKRLREVLDASDRIPYTARRGAFLYNFWRDATHVRGVWRRTTLEQYRKDAPQWEDVLDLDALAAAEDEKWLWAGARVRHPEYDRALVCLSRDGGDAVVVREFDLATRTFVDGGFRVGEAKTRIGWIDADTVFIGTDFGPGSLTDAGYPRTVRRWRRGTPLEEAEPVFEADPVDVAASGWRDTTPGFERDFVARSLDFFRGETYVLGADDTLVKIDVPDDADSYVHRRHLIVTLKSDWLGQRAGSLLAFDFEAFLTGDRTAAVLFTPDERTALAGHSWTRHHLILETMRDVSTRIEVLTPDPGGAWARTPLTDVPELSAVTVVDTDPDLSDEYFLDVSGFLQPSTLYRGEIGADTEILKQAPARFATAGLTVEQFFATSPDGTRVPYFVIGPDRAATGPGPTLLYGYGGFEVSLTPYYGAVKGRAWLERGGTYVIANIRGGGEYGPDWHQAALGAHRPRAFEDFAAVAADLVARGITTPAMLGAAGGSNGGLLMGAMLTRHPELFGAIVAQVPLLDMLRFHKLLAGASWIAEYGNPDDEADRPHLRAISPYHQLAEDRVYPPVLLMTSTRDDRVHPGHARKAAARLRELGHEVLLHENTGGGHAGAGDNEQAAHNDALVHTFLWQRLMRGNGEEPARTA; encoded by the coding sequence ATGACGACGCCACGCGATGACGACGACCCGTACCTGTGGCTGGAAGACGTGGAGGGCGAGGCCGCTCTGGAGTGGGTGGCCGAGCGGAACACCGAGACGGCGGCCGCACTGGCCTCCGACGCGGACTTCACCGCCCTGAAGAAGCGCCTGCGCGAGGTGCTGGACGCCTCGGACCGCATCCCCTACACGGCGCGTCGCGGAGCGTTCCTCTACAACTTCTGGCGGGACGCGACGCATGTACGTGGCGTGTGGCGGCGTACGACCCTTGAGCAGTACCGCAAGGACGCCCCCCAGTGGGAAGACGTCCTCGACCTCGACGCGCTCGCCGCCGCGGAGGACGAGAAGTGGCTGTGGGCGGGGGCGCGGGTGCGCCACCCCGAGTACGACCGGGCCCTGGTGTGTCTGTCGCGCGACGGTGGGGACGCCGTGGTGGTCCGCGAGTTCGACCTCGCCACGCGGACCTTCGTCGACGGCGGTTTCCGGGTCGGCGAGGCGAAGACGCGGATCGGGTGGATCGACGCCGACACCGTCTTCATCGGCACGGACTTCGGACCGGGCTCGCTGACGGACGCCGGCTATCCGCGCACCGTGCGCCGATGGCGGCGCGGCACGCCGCTGGAGGAGGCCGAGCCGGTCTTCGAGGCGGACCCGGTCGATGTGGCCGCCTCGGGTTGGCGCGACACCACGCCCGGATTCGAACGGGACTTCGTCGCCCGTTCCCTGGACTTCTTCCGCGGCGAGACGTACGTCCTCGGTGCCGACGACACGCTCGTGAAGATCGACGTCCCCGACGACGCCGACTCCTACGTCCACCGACGGCATCTGATCGTCACCCTGAAGTCCGACTGGCTCGGGCAACGGGCCGGTTCCCTGCTGGCGTTCGACTTCGAGGCCTTCCTCACGGGCGACCGGACGGCGGCGGTGCTGTTCACCCCGGACGAGCGGACCGCCCTCGCGGGACACTCGTGGACCCGTCACCATCTGATCCTGGAGACGATGCGGGACGTCAGCACCCGCATCGAAGTCCTCACCCCCGACCCCGGAGGCGCCTGGGCGCGCACGCCGCTCACGGACGTTCCGGAGCTGTCGGCGGTCACCGTCGTGGACACGGACCCCGACCTCTCCGACGAGTACTTCCTGGATGTGTCGGGGTTCCTGCAACCCTCCACCCTGTACCGGGGAGAGATCGGCGCCGACACCGAGATCCTCAAGCAGGCTCCGGCCCGCTTCGCCACGGCCGGCCTGACGGTCGAGCAGTTCTTCGCCACATCCCCGGACGGGACGCGGGTGCCGTACTTCGTCATCGGCCCCGACCGCGCCGCCACCGGCCCCGGACCGACCCTGCTGTACGGCTACGGCGGCTTCGAGGTCTCCCTCACCCCCTACTACGGCGCGGTGAAGGGCCGGGCGTGGCTGGAGCGCGGGGGCACGTACGTGATCGCGAACATCCGGGGTGGCGGTGAGTACGGACCGGACTGGCACCAGGCCGCGCTCGGCGCCCATCGGCCGCGCGCCTTCGAGGACTTCGCGGCGGTCGCCGCGGACCTCGTCGCCCGGGGAATCACCACCCCCGCCATGCTCGGCGCGGCAGGGGGCAGCAACGGCGGTCTGCTCATGGGCGCGATGCTCACCCGCCACCCGGAGCTGTTCGGTGCGATCGTCGCCCAGGTGCCGCTCCTCGACATGCTCCGCTTCCACAAGCTCCTCGCCGGGGCTTCCTGGATCGCCGAGTACGGCAATCCGGACGACGAAGCCGATCGCCCTCACCTCCGTGCGATCTCGCCCTACCACCAGCTCGCCGAGGACCGCGTCTACCCGCCGGTCCTGCTGATGACCTCCACCCGTGACGACCGTGTCCACCCGGGCCATGCCCGCAAGGCTGCCGCGCGACTGCGCGAACTCGGCCACGAGGTCCTGCTCCACGAGAACACCGGCGGTGGCCACGCGGGTGCCGGCGACAACGAACAGGCTGCCCACAACGACGCCCTGGTCCACACCTTCCTGTGGCAGCGGCTCATGCGTGGGAACGGTGAAGAGCCCGCGCGCACGGCGTGA
- a CDS encoding Dyp-type peroxidase — protein MVTTQPVVVPPPRAAVFLVATLNPGGEAAVRDALADLAGLTRSVAFRSPDSVLTCVAGIGSMAWDRLVGGPRPRELHPFTPLTGPRHRAPSTPGDLLFHVRGRRMDLCFELARLIVDALGAAVTVVDEVHGFKYFDERDLLGFVDGSENPEGGQADEAVFVTDDEPPFLGGSYVIVQKYVHDMAAWQSLSVEEQEHVIGRTKASNVELPDGVKPDDSHVALNTIVDDDGTEQKIVRENMAFGEVGRGEFGTYFIGYARTPAVTEHMLRNMFLGDPPGLTDRILDFSTAVTGGLFFVPSADLLGDLPAPASGTAHRGDSLRIGSLKGA, from the coding sequence GTGGTCACCACGCAGCCCGTCGTCGTACCGCCGCCGAGAGCCGCCGTGTTCCTCGTGGCCACGCTGAACCCCGGCGGTGAGGCAGCCGTACGGGACGCGCTGGCCGATCTCGCCGGGCTGACGCGCTCCGTGGCCTTCCGTTCGCCGGACTCCGTCCTCACCTGCGTCGCGGGCATCGGCTCGATGGCGTGGGACCGGCTCGTCGGCGGACCGCGCCCGCGCGAGCTCCACCCCTTCACGCCGCTGACAGGCCCCCGGCACCGGGCGCCGTCCACCCCGGGCGATCTGCTCTTCCACGTACGCGGCCGCCGTATGGACCTCTGCTTCGAACTGGCCCGGCTCATCGTCGACGCCCTGGGCGCCGCCGTGACCGTCGTCGACGAGGTGCACGGCTTCAAGTACTTCGACGAGCGCGACCTCCTCGGTTTCGTCGACGGCAGCGAGAACCCGGAGGGCGGACAGGCGGACGAAGCCGTGTTCGTCACCGACGACGAGCCGCCCTTCCTCGGCGGCAGTTACGTCATCGTGCAGAAGTACGTCCACGACATGGCGGCCTGGCAGTCGCTCAGCGTCGAGGAGCAGGAACACGTCATCGGCCGCACGAAGGCGTCCAACGTCGAACTCCCCGACGGAGTCAAACCGGACGACTCGCACGTCGCGCTCAACACGATCGTCGACGACGACGGCACCGAACAGAAGATCGTGCGCGAGAACATGGCGTTCGGCGAGGTCGGCCGCGGCGAGTTCGGCACGTACTTCATCGGCTACGCGCGGACTCCCGCGGTGACCGAACACATGCTGCGCAACATGTTCCTCGGCGACCCGCCGGGCCTCACCGACCGCATCCTCGACTTCTCCACGGCCGTCACCGGCGGCCTCTTCTTCGTACCCAGTGCCGACCTCCTCGGCGACCTCCCCGCCCCGGCCTCCGGGACCGCCCACCGCGGCGATTCCCTGCGCATCGGCAGCCTCAAAGGAGCCTGA
- a CDS encoding family 1 encapsulin nanocompartment shell protein, whose amino-acid sequence MTNPAATDNLHRELAPITPAAWAEIEEEARRTFRRHVAGRRVVDVPGPAGPGLAAAGTGHLDEIDPPAPGVTARLREARRLVELRVPFTVSRAAVDDVERGSHDSDWQPVKDAARAMAFAEDRAVFDGYAAAGIEGLRSRTSNPELALPAEPRDYPDAISRALTSLRLAGVDGPYALLLGADAYTAVSETSDHGYPIAAHLGRILGGDPIWAPALRGAFVLSTRGGDFELLLGQDLAIGYTGHDASSVDLYFQETLTFLTYTDEAVVVLTS is encoded by the coding sequence ATGACGAACCCCGCCGCCACCGACAACCTGCACCGCGAACTCGCCCCGATCACCCCCGCCGCCTGGGCCGAGATCGAAGAAGAGGCGCGCCGCACCTTCCGGCGCCATGTCGCCGGGCGCCGGGTCGTCGACGTCCCCGGCCCGGCGGGCCCGGGGCTCGCCGCCGCCGGTACCGGCCACCTCGACGAGATCGACCCGCCCGCCCCCGGCGTCACCGCGCGGCTGCGCGAAGCACGCCGACTGGTCGAACTCCGCGTCCCGTTCACCGTCAGCCGGGCCGCCGTGGACGACGTCGAGCGCGGCTCGCACGACTCCGACTGGCAGCCCGTGAAGGACGCGGCACGCGCCATGGCCTTCGCGGAGGACCGCGCCGTGTTCGACGGGTACGCGGCGGCGGGCATCGAAGGGCTGCGGTCGCGGACCTCCAACCCGGAGCTGGCCCTGCCCGCCGAGCCGCGCGACTACCCCGACGCGATCAGCAGGGCCCTGACGTCGCTGCGGCTGGCCGGCGTCGACGGGCCGTACGCGCTGCTGCTCGGCGCCGACGCGTACACGGCGGTCAGCGAGACCTCCGACCACGGCTACCCGATCGCGGCGCACCTGGGCCGGATCCTGGGAGGCGACCCGATCTGGGCGCCCGCGCTGCGCGGCGCGTTCGTCCTGTCCACCCGGGGCGGCGACTTCGAGCTGCTCCTCGGTCAGGACCTGGCGATCGGCTACACCGGGCACGACGCGAGCAGCGTCGATCTGTACTTCCAGGAGACGCTGACCTTCCTGACGTACACGGACGAGGCCGTCGTCGTGCTCACGTCCTGA
- a CDS encoding GreA/GreB family elongation factor: MTGGPEPISAVALRALQQELADLRAERDSAAATLRGEDPVGDRADEADELQRASEVARLDRHIAEIEGRIREASVAGAPATDVIGVGSTVSVRFADGTESTLQVGEVAEELDLTLVTADSPLGHALLGHRAGDTVTYRAPDGRTTAVVLSLGDIHGSS, encoded by the coding sequence ATGACCGGTGGACCCGAGCCCATCAGCGCCGTCGCTCTGCGGGCGCTCCAGCAGGAACTCGCAGACTTGCGCGCCGAACGGGATTCGGCGGCGGCGACCTTGCGTGGCGAGGACCCTGTGGGCGACAGGGCGGACGAGGCGGACGAACTGCAGCGGGCCTCGGAGGTCGCCCGTCTGGACAGGCACATCGCCGAGATCGAGGGCCGGATCCGGGAGGCGTCCGTCGCGGGCGCACCGGCGACGGATGTGATCGGGGTGGGCAGCACCGTCTCCGTACGGTTCGCGGACGGGACGGAGTCGACCCTCCAGGTCGGCGAGGTGGCCGAGGAGCTGGACCTGACCCTGGTGACCGCCGACAGCCCGCTCGGGCACGCGCTGCTCGGTCACCGCGCCGGCGACACGGTGACCTACCGGGCGCCCGATGGCCGCACGACCGCGGTCGTCCTCTCTCTCGGCGACATCCACGGCTCGTCGTAG
- a CDS encoding globin domain-containing protein has protein sequence MAEIEPIADKVTSHFYALLFLRHPDLRSLFPAAMDTQRDRLFKALLTAATHADDTATLTTYLSHLGRGHRKYGTLPEHYPAVGECLIGALSRYAPESWGPRTEAAWVGAYTAISQIMIDAAAEDELRAPAWWQAEVVAHDMRTPDIAVVTVRPDQPYPFLAGQYTSLETPWWPRVWRHYSFASAPRSDGLLSFHVKAVPAGWVSNALVHRARPGHVIRLGPPSGSMTVDHSTDNGLLCLGGGTGIAPIKALVEDVAQHGRRRTVDVFYGARRNNDLYDIDTMLRLQQSHPWLSVRPVVDDGPVGLLSGGIPEAVREFGPWHTYDAYLSGPPGMIRRSVDTLVGIGIPTHRIRHDSIEELVGATT, from the coding sequence ATGGCCGAGATCGAGCCGATCGCCGACAAGGTCACCTCGCACTTCTACGCCCTGCTCTTCCTCCGCCACCCCGACCTGCGGAGCCTCTTCCCCGCGGCGATGGACACCCAGCGCGACCGGCTCTTCAAGGCGCTGCTCACCGCCGCGACCCATGCGGACGACACCGCCACCCTGACCACGTACCTGTCCCACCTCGGCCGCGGGCACCGGAAGTACGGCACCCTTCCCGAGCACTACCCGGCCGTCGGCGAGTGCCTCATCGGCGCCCTCTCCCGCTACGCCCCCGAGAGCTGGGGGCCGAGGACCGAGGCCGCCTGGGTGGGCGCCTACACCGCGATCTCCCAGATCATGATCGACGCGGCGGCCGAGGACGAGCTGCGCGCCCCCGCCTGGTGGCAGGCGGAAGTGGTCGCGCACGACATGCGTACCCCGGACATCGCGGTCGTGACGGTCCGGCCCGACCAGCCCTATCCCTTCCTCGCCGGGCAGTACACCTCGCTGGAGACCCCCTGGTGGCCGCGTGTCTGGCGGCACTACTCCTTCGCCTCCGCGCCCCGCTCCGACGGGCTGCTCTCCTTCCACGTCAAGGCCGTGCCGGCGGGCTGGGTCTCCAACGCCCTCGTGCACCGCGCCCGCCCGGGGCACGTGATCCGGCTCGGTCCCCCCTCCGGATCCATGACCGTGGACCACAGCACCGACAACGGGCTGCTGTGCCTCGGCGGCGGCACCGGCATCGCGCCCATCAAGGCCCTGGTCGAGGACGTGGCCCAGCACGGCCGCCGCCGCACCGTCGACGTGTTCTACGGCGCCCGCAGGAACAACGACCTCTACGACATCGACACGATGCTGCGGCTCCAGCAGTCGCACCCCTGGCTCTCGGTCCGCCCGGTCGTGGACGACGGCCCCGTGGGCCTGCTGTCCGGCGGCATCCCGGAGGCCGTGCGCGAGTTCGGCCCGTGGCACACGTACGACGCATACCTGTCCGGCCCGCCCGGCATGATCCGGCGCAGTGTCGACACCCTGGTGGGCATCGGCATCCCCACCCATCGCATACGGCACGACTCCATCGAGGAACTGGTCGGGGCAACGACTTGA
- a CDS encoding pyridoxamine 5'-phosphate oxidase family protein yields the protein MGTTERADKFYAEQVLDRLNTRMREFAARQEMFFLATADRHGECDNTFRAGPPGFLHVLDDRTLAYPEYRGNGVQASLGNIEENPHVGILMMDFHQDRIGLHVNGTARVVADDEMRRAHAGLASDPVPGRRAQVWVEVAVEEAYIHCAKHIPHLQKVPLHGTGRAWGTDDFRRKGGDFFGAAADAPGRGPFVPPPRADAATWRAEAEKVLERAEQRAAEPDDELFSGWFRRNVSV from the coding sequence ATGGGCACCACGGAGCGCGCCGACAAGTTCTACGCCGAGCAGGTTCTGGACCGACTCAACACCCGGATGCGCGAGTTCGCGGCGCGACAGGAGATGTTCTTCCTCGCGACCGCCGACAGACACGGCGAGTGCGACAACACCTTCCGGGCCGGCCCGCCCGGCTTCCTCCACGTCCTGGACGACCGGACCCTGGCCTACCCCGAGTACCGGGGCAACGGCGTCCAGGCCAGCCTGGGCAACATCGAGGAGAACCCGCACGTCGGCATCCTGATGATGGACTTCCACCAGGACCGCATCGGCCTCCATGTCAACGGCACCGCACGGGTCGTGGCCGACGACGAGATGCGCCGCGCCCACGCCGGGCTCGCCTCCGACCCCGTGCCCGGCCGCCGCGCCCAGGTGTGGGTGGAGGTCGCCGTCGAGGAGGCGTACATCCACTGCGCCAAGCACATCCCGCATCTGCAGAAGGTGCCGCTGCACGGCACCGGCCGCGCATGGGGAACGGACGACTTCAGGCGCAAGGGCGGCGACTTCTTCGGCGCCGCCGCCGATGCGCCGGGGCGGGGCCCCTTCGTGCCCCCGCCCCGCGCGGACGCCGCGACCTGGCGGGCGGAGGCCGAGAAGGTCCTGGAGCGGGCCGAGCAGCGCGCGGCCGAACCCGATGACGAGCTGTTCAGCGGCTGGTTCCGCAGGAACGTGTCCGTCTGA
- a CDS encoding FdhF/YdeP family oxidoreductase codes for MSASPEEQERPEARVGPEPDAEPEFQPYHHPAAGWGAAKSVTRFMAREGALVDGPRAIMKMNHENTGFDCPGCAWPDDTKGLHLDICENGIKHVTWEMTRKRVGREFFATHSVTELSGWSDYDLENQGRLTEPMVYDPDTDHYVPVSWKDAFDLVGRTLRALDSPHQASFYTSGRLGNEATFLYQLMARELGTNNLPDCSNMCHEASGRALQAALGTGKGTVDLKDWETTDALFIMGVNVASNAPRMLTALSEAHHRGAQIVHINPLVEAGATRTIIPHDFKDMATFHSTRTSTLNLQPRIGGDMALVRGMAKAILEQSDSDPKALDPEFIERHTTGFEEYRALCEAAPWDEIENQSGIGRADILKAARVYREADRSIISWCLGLTQHEHGVDTVREIVNLLLLRGNLGREGAGPSPVRGHSNVQGNRTCGIDHHPTEEFLDRLAKVCKIEPPREHGLDTIGTIQAMHRGDVRVFVGMGGNFALAAPDTPYTHEALSRCDLTVQVSTKLNRSHIVHGRRALILPCLGRTEKDDQRNGVQSTSVEDSMSMVHLSVGMKRPASSHLLSEPAIVAGMARAALPESETPWEWYIEDYDRIRDTMAQALDGFEDFNRRVRLPLGFRIKQPARELVFLTPSGRAEFSTAELPDVLPDPGMLALGTMRSHDQWNTTIYSDNDRYRGIKNLRTLVFMNQDDMRERGISKFDPVDITSTAKDGSQRRLNGYLAIPYDIPRGCAAGYMPEMNVLCALGDYSTQSDQPIMKHVKVTITPAA; via the coding sequence TTGAGCGCCTCTCCCGAAGAGCAGGAACGACCGGAAGCGCGGGTGGGCCCCGAGCCCGACGCCGAGCCGGAGTTCCAGCCCTATCACCATCCGGCCGCCGGGTGGGGTGCGGCCAAGAGCGTGACGCGGTTCATGGCGCGCGAGGGCGCGCTGGTGGACGGGCCGCGGGCCATCATGAAGATGAACCACGAGAACACCGGGTTCGACTGCCCCGGGTGCGCCTGGCCGGACGACACCAAGGGCCTGCACCTGGACATCTGCGAGAACGGGATCAAGCACGTCACCTGGGAGATGACCCGCAAACGGGTCGGGCGTGAGTTCTTCGCCACCCACTCGGTGACCGAGCTGTCCGGGTGGAGCGACTACGACCTGGAGAACCAGGGGCGGCTCACCGAGCCGATGGTCTACGACCCCGACACGGACCATTACGTCCCCGTCAGCTGGAAGGACGCCTTCGATCTCGTCGGGCGTACTCTGCGCGCGCTGGACTCCCCGCACCAGGCGTCGTTCTACACCTCCGGCCGGCTCGGCAACGAGGCCACCTTCCTGTACCAGCTCATGGCCAGGGAACTGGGCACGAACAACCTGCCCGACTGCTCCAACATGTGCCACGAGGCCAGCGGCCGCGCCCTCCAGGCGGCACTCGGCACCGGAAAGGGCACCGTCGACCTCAAGGACTGGGAGACCACCGACGCCCTGTTCATCATGGGCGTCAACGTGGCCTCCAACGCGCCCCGGATGCTCACCGCCCTCTCCGAGGCGCACCACCGCGGCGCCCAGATCGTGCACATCAACCCCCTCGTCGAGGCGGGCGCCACACGCACGATCATCCCGCACGACTTCAAGGACATGGCCACTTTCCACTCGACCCGGACGAGCACCCTCAACCTCCAGCCGCGCATCGGCGGCGACATGGCGCTCGTACGAGGCATGGCCAAGGCGATCCTGGAGCAGTCCGACTCCGATCCCAAGGCGCTGGACCCGGAGTTCATCGAACGCCACACCACCGGCTTCGAGGAGTACCGCGCCCTGTGCGAGGCCGCGCCCTGGGACGAGATCGAGAACCAGTCCGGGATCGGCCGCGCCGACATCCTCAAGGCCGCCCGCGTCTACCGTGAGGCCGACCGCAGCATCATCAGCTGGTGCCTGGGCCTCACCCAGCACGAACACGGCGTCGACACCGTACGGGAGATCGTCAACCTCCTTCTGCTGCGCGGCAATCTGGGCCGGGAGGGCGCCGGACCCTCGCCCGTGCGCGGCCACAGCAACGTCCAGGGCAACCGCACCTGCGGCATCGACCACCACCCCACCGAGGAGTTCCTGGACCGGCTCGCCAAGGTCTGCAAGATCGAGCCGCCTCGCGAGCACGGCCTGGACACCATCGGCACCATCCAGGCGATGCACCGCGGCGACGTGAGGGTGTTCGTCGGCATGGGCGGCAACTTCGCCCTCGCCGCGCCCGACACCCCGTACACGCACGAGGCGCTGAGCCGCTGCGACCTCACCGTCCAGGTGAGCACCAAACTGAACCGCAGCCACATCGTCCACGGGCGCCGGGCGCTCATCCTGCCCTGCCTCGGCCGGACCGAGAAGGACGACCAGCGCAACGGCGTCCAGAGCACCTCCGTCGAGGACTCGATGAGCATGGTGCACCTGTCCGTCGGCATGAAGCGCCCCGCCTCCTCGCACCTGCTCTCCGAGCCCGCGATCGTCGCCGGCATGGCCCGCGCCGCCCTGCCCGAGAGCGAGACGCCGTGGGAGTGGTACATCGAGGACTACGACCGCATCCGCGACACCATGGCCCAAGCCCTCGACGGTTTCGAGGACTTCAACCGCCGTGTACGGCTGCCGCTCGGCTTCCGCATCAAGCAGCCCGCGCGTGAACTCGTCTTCCTCACCCCGTCCGGGCGTGCCGAGTTCTCCACCGCCGAACTCCCCGACGTCCTCCCGGACCCCGGGATGCTGGCGCTGGGCACCATGCGCTCCCACGACCAGTGGAACACCACCATCTACTCCGACAACGACCGCTACCGCGGCATCAAGAACCTGCGCACCCTCGTCTTCATGAACCAGGACGACATGCGCGAACGCGGGATCTCGAAGTTCGACCCCGTCGACATCACCAGCACCGCCAAGGACGGCAGCCAACGCCGCCTCAACGGCTATCTGGCGATTCCGTACGACATCCCGCGCGGCTGCGCGGCCGGCTACATGCCCGAGATGAACGTCCTGTGCGCGCTCGGCGACTACAGCACCCAGAGCGACCAGCCGATCATGAAACACGTCAAGGTCACCATCACGCCCGCCGCCTGA
- a CDS encoding DUF6215 domain-containing protein, whose amino-acid sequence MADDTAVLSRRQGVRQAVAGLLLVPALCAGLWVLGETVDSNGVNSAKGPASCSDGEPEKAPVEPGQVPVTGTQLCEVLNRPDLAELLGTPTEPVKSAHGSDSSFGIGDEKVATPSAEVEIGTYTVTLSATYDDRPVGGEPSILWNDAQRRKLLGRPAVLYSDRTISIRFRLDGSDAQTGPGVPTRTVVVARDAKDSGGSFEVTLWRQDGWVPDDAVLLDIAEKVLPTVPGWSATG is encoded by the coding sequence ATGGCGGACGACACGGCGGTGCTCTCCAGACGTCAGGGCGTGCGACAGGCCGTCGCGGGCTTGCTCCTGGTGCCGGCGCTCTGCGCGGGTCTGTGGGTGTTGGGCGAGACGGTGGACTCGAACGGCGTGAACAGCGCCAAGGGGCCTGCCTCGTGCTCGGACGGGGAGCCCGAGAAGGCGCCGGTGGAGCCGGGGCAGGTGCCCGTCACCGGGACGCAACTGTGCGAGGTGTTGAACCGTCCCGACCTCGCTGAGCTGCTGGGCACGCCGACGGAGCCGGTGAAGTCCGCCCACGGCAGCGACAGCTCCTTCGGGATCGGCGACGAGAAGGTCGCCACGCCCTCGGCCGAGGTCGAGATCGGAACGTACACCGTGACGCTGTCGGCCACCTACGACGACCGTCCGGTGGGCGGGGAGCCCTCGATTCTGTGGAACGACGCGCAGCGACGGAAGCTTCTGGGCCGCCCGGCGGTCCTCTACTCGGACCGGACCATCAGCATCAGGTTCCGCCTCGACGGAAGCGACGCCCAGACCGGACCCGGCGTCCCGACCCGCACCGTCGTCGTGGCCCGGGACGCCAAGGACAGCGGCGGCTCCTTCGAAGTGACCCTGTGGCGCCAGGACGGTTGGGTACCGGACGACGCGGTGCTGCTCGACATCGCCGAGAAGGTCCTGCCGACGGTTCCGGGATGGTCCGCCACCGGGTGA